The genomic stretch ATCACTTAGTAGGAGCAATACTGCAGCATTGAGGAATCAAAAACTCGACAATATTATCCTTCACTGGCCAACTCACTTACCTTCTCTCTCAGAGAAAGACTTGTACCGaagaataaaagatgaataatcgcAACAAGAGAAAAGTGAAGGAAACGGAACACAAGCTAAGATGAAAAGGACCTTCTTATCACCGGTAAAAATGAAAAACAATTACCAAATATTGTCAAGTTAAACTCAAGTGAATTGACAGGCTAAAGTCTTAAGATCTGTATGAAACTATTTAACTATTGTACCTTTCATAACTGCGGTCATAGTCTGGATCGAAGCGATCTTTTTCTCTGTCCCTGATAATGGCAACTCTCGAAGGATTGCCAACATCCCTGACACCAAGATTTTTGTCCAAATCATTCGTGAAAATACGACATCTTCCATTCTCATCCTTGCTTGGACACAAACCTTTTCCATCTGCCGAACCCTGAGACGAGGTCTCATCTGAAGTAGGACTACTTGGGCTACTGAAAATGCGGGCCCTTGCCTTGTCATACTCCTCCTTTCTCTCTTCCACGGTTCTTATCAGCCTCTTCCGTTCCATATCAGCTGCATCACCAGAAGACGTCCTACCGGGCCTAGGCATGATAGCAACTTTCACTTGTTCGAGCTTATTGTTTTCTGACTGTTTAGCAGATATTTCTGATAAACAAACAGATGGATATTTGCTCTCTGCAGTTTTGCTGACCAAAATTTTAGCTCCTGGCCCATCAACAAGATTGTCTAGCACCATAGTCTGAAGACCATAATGTTGAGCAACCCTATGGGCAGCAAGCCGTAAATAGGATGTTGGAAAGTGTGGAAACTCAAACTGCAGCTGCTCAGGATTCTGCAAGAAGTTCTGAATATCGAGTTCCATTCGCAAAACTGAGAGAAGTAAAAGAAAAAGTAATCAGGAACCCATCCTACCCTTTAACCAAGGATACTAGTTTGAAATAGAGAAATAACATTTATTCAGGACTGGCTGACCCACCACAGACCAAAATGGCAAACAGAAAGATAATGCAAGTACAAACATCAAAAGCAGAAAATTTTGAAGTGAAGCATAGcgggaaaaaaaaaggaaataaaatgtTCTGGAAATCTCCATAGTCCAAATTATAAAACAAAAGCTTGGTTGGCCTCCGCAATTAACATTGCGAATTTCGAGATCCGGAGACAAAAGTAACAGTTTAATAATTTGAACCTAAGCAGATGTTGCTCATCCACTACTGCCAGAAATCCAGAATAAGTTCATAGGAGTATTTAGTTTTCACCAGTATCTCACAAGATTGAAAGTACCGAGTTAGCTCTGCTAACACCAGTTGATGGGAATACATCTAGAACATTATGGTCCTTGCTACAACACAGTCGAGGGTTGCTAAGGAGTAGAACACTCAAAAAACAACACTAACCAAGTGCCCTAAGGGGGTCGGGTGCTAGCAACCTTGCCACTACTACAAACAAAAAGAAGTGCAGCAAGTTTAGTGGGTGAATGAGGTAAGGGGGTCCAATGAAACACAAACAATACGTCTATAGTCTTAACTGGTTAATTGTAAACTCCAGAATAAAACAGAAGTTTTTTTTTTAAGGGTAAAGTGTGAGATTATTATTGATCAAAGGCGGATACAAAATCCAAAGCTACAATACCCGCAATCTCATCCAGATTGCTATCCACCCACACTCTAGTCGACTAATCTAGCGGCGTAAGATGTGCCATACAGTGAGCTGCCAAATTACTTTCCCTGCTAATATAATTAAACGATATACTCTTAAACTGACTCGATAAATTAAGAATGCATCTACCGACTTGACCGAAGTAATTTAGAGGACAGATTTGAGTCTTTAACATGTTGATTAGACTAATGCAATCTGATTCAGCCTGCACTTCTTCTGCTCCTTGCTGAACTGCCAATTGAAGGCCAAACTCCAAGGCCTTTGCTACCACCACATCAACTGTCCATTGACACCTGATTTGTTTACACCCGGCCCTCGACACTCTTCCGTCGTGATTTCAAATAATTGCACCAAGTGCACACCCCTTCTCGTCATAATAGGCGCCATCAACATTGACTTTCCACACTCCAATAGACGGAAGTTTCCAATGCAGCCTTTTTTGAAGAATGTCAGATTGTTTTTCTAAGGTAAAAGCCTCCTTATATGCTAGTAATTGAGACTCCTTTCAACCAGTTTTCTGGGACAAAGACCTTCTTTTCCATGAATGAGATCATTCCACTCATTCCAAATTGCCCAAGCAATCAACCCTAGCTGCTCTCTTCGTTCTTCACCCATCATTTCGAACGAAGGTCACATACTTACGCGGAATATAGCTCCTCAGATAGCTTATGCAGTCATGCGTCAGGTTTCAGTGTAGTTATTTCAGGGTTAGATACTAATATATTGAAATTACGGAGAAAAATTTGAACCAAACAATTTATCTAGACCATTAGCTCATAAATCATAGAACTATCTCCTAGATGTAAGTATACCTTAGTTCTATAATGGAACTGCCAAGTCCAAACGCAAGCAAGCAAAAACACACTCCACATGTAGGTACGCTATCTAGCTTCAATGACTCATATATGGAAGATCGCTAGTATTACCGTCAATTCATGGCCCTATTGTTGATCATTCAACACCAAAACTACAGCACAAAAGTGACATTTTAAGTCCGAACAACTTTCTCCAAAATAGAAACTCTCAAAACCATAATACACTGACAGCAAACTCACTGATAGAAGGACATAGGCACAGAAACTAATGATATAAGTAGCACGTCTGCAAAGAACTAAAACGTCATTCTCGCGCACATCTCACTGTTACAATGTCAGTCTAAGTATAACCAACATAGAGATGTATTACATTATCAATCATACAAATAGAACATTGTCTATGTTCTAAATTTACAGCACGAAACACTATATAGCAAGCACCTATGATAAGCTCATAACGCCATTGCAAACATTACTTTGCTGCCAAGAACTTGCAATCTCGGGTCTACAATCAGTGGCATAACCAGGTTTAGTAATTAGGGGCGCGAGAAATTTTCAGAGGGCAAGAACTAGTAATGTTATAAGCTAAACTAGAACAAAATCGAAAATGTCAACTACAATTTTAAAAATGTCATCCTTCTAGAAGGGTGACTTCCCCTACTAGTCCTCTTAGATCCACGAGACCAGGACTAGGCCTAGTACACCAATTAACCAGACGAAAAGTGAGTATGGAACGACTTAACCTAACAAAAACCTCTAACCAGCATGCGTTGATCTCAAACAACCTAATTTCACACCTATTTACTAATACTAGTCTCCATGCACACACTCGATTGTAATCAATGCACCGCCTCACACCAAGCAAATCTCCTCCATCTAATGACGCCATTATCGACTTCTCAACTTTTCTAAATGTAGCAAACAAATCCTAAGCATGCTAACAGATCTAAGGTACAATTGTACAGGTAACACTTGGCAAATCCAAGAAACTTCAGCACTTTCAACCATAACAATACAACAAAAACGCGCTTTTTAAACATTAAATCTTCAAAAATCCACAATTCAATAAGCTCAAATCACAAAATCCCAGCTACATCACCCAGATAAAACACCAAGTGTATAACATTTCACAACTCCAAAGCTCAAATCACAAAATCCCAGCTACATCCTTCACATAAAACAACAAATTACAAAATTTCATACCTATATATCAGAAATCGCTAAAAACACACACAAACTACACAATAAAATACCCAGATTATAAGGCATGTGTTCGAAATTTAAATGAAAAACTCAACTGGTAAGACGATGACGCGGGTTTTGAAGAGCTTCAACAAGAACAGGGTCAACTTCTTTCTCCTTATCTACCATCACCATAGCTTGATTACTACAATCCATTAAACAAttatcaaaacaaacaaaaacccaaCAAAACCCAGAAATTATTGCAGCTGAATTGTTCTAGGAACACATAAAATCTACAAAATTTTCCCTCTTTTttttcaaaattagggttaattcCTCTTCTCTAAACCAAATTATGCCCTAAAAATTGGGAATAATTGGGGAAAGAGAAGATGGAAATGTGGGTATTGTGAATTAGAGAAAAGGGTTtaaggaaatgtaaacaagaTGTGATTTTGATGATGATTGTAAAGGCATAATTGATGGTGAGATTAAGAGTTGAGagagatgaacaagagagagaaaggggtttccttttctttcttcttaTCTCTCGACCCCAAATTAATGGAATTTTATATTTGGATGTCTTTAATTTATACTcctttttttttgggtaaaaaacgagcaaatttttctattttttacaGCGATAAAGTGTGTCAACAAGAAGAAGTAGCTTTCCCTTGTACCATAAAAGAAAGCAGGCTTGCAGACCTGTTCGACCGTAAGTCCTTAGAAAGGTAAGGGGTTCCCCGGGAACAAGTAGAAGAAAAAGTGTTTGAGCTTCCCGGATAAAGGAAGAGTCCCAAGAGTTCCTATCTCTTTAAGAACTTGGGGATAGCTTCCTAACTGAGTCTCTTTCTCCTCGGTACTCTCTCTTTGGTAAGGAGGGATCCTTGTCTTGGAGGTACTTTTTTCTATCTTTTTGATGTCTCTGTCTCCCAGGCGCTCTAGTAGTGAACCTCTCTCTTTTATTGATAAATGGGTTTTGTGTACTTGACAATAGAGGAGGTTCTCAACCGGTCATGCCCCGAGCAGGTGACTGCTAGACCAGTGAGCTATTACGCTTTCTTCAAAGGATGTAACTAACAATAGTAGGAGTAGGATTAAGAAGTTGAATCCCAACTTGGTTACCAACCAGAGGAGAGGTAGCTCAAACAAGAGCACTTTCCCGTTGGTCGGTCGGTCGTTGGGATGCGGCCGGGACAAGATCTACCCTTTGTGCCTTCAGAAAGCCATGGTGGATGAATTCTGACTAAAGTAGTTTGGCTGCTTAAGAAGCATCTGCCCCCTTACCTGGACACTTAGAGGTACGTCTAGAGtatgtttgtgttttgatgcTGCTGCTTATtcttcagcctcagataacggcATCGAAGGAAGCAAGGGCAGGGATTCACTTGATCGAATGGAGCCGGCTGTCGGTTCTCAAAGCAGAGGAGGAAGGGTGAGCAGGAGGTACCACGAGCCAGCTGTCAGGTGATAGATGTCGCCTCTTCCTATCGGTGGCTACCTAAGGAAACTCCGATTCGATCTGCCCCACGGTGGGGAAGGTCCTGACCCAAGCCCAAGCAAGGAGATTGGTACGTTAACAAAAACACAGAGCGAGTGAAGAGCGAGCCAGTTGTTTAGCAGCAGAAGGAGAGGTTCCTGAACTCACTCACTCCGGAGACCGGACGGAGAAGCTCTTGTTTTCTTTCAGGAGTTGGTTGGTCTTAAAGCCCGAAGGGCACTCTAGTCCTCGTTGACTCTGTCGAAGACCCAACTTAACAACCTTAGCTCAAGGCTTTACGAAGAAGCAGAGGTAGATTAATCCGAAGCAGAGGTGAGGCTAGGCTGGCTTCTTAGGCCCTTCCTTCCTCTACTTCGTAGTCGAGTGAGTAACTCTTCCTACCCTACTTGTTATAACTGAAATGTGAGCTATGTCATAACCGAAGAAGGTCAACCAAGCGTACTAATGTGGCTTCTCCCACCACAAAAGTAGTCAACCACGTAGAAGGAATTACCTGGCAGTCCAACTCACCGACCATACTTGGTTGGCAACTAGTCAAATTAGGCCTTATTCTTTTGGACTTCAAGttgctgagctgaactgaacttatactagctgagctaaactgaacttatacgagctaaactgaacttataaaagCTGAACTTATagagctgaactaaacttatatgaGCTGAACTTATAAAAGGcgaactgaacttataaaaatTTTGCGTTTTATATAAGCTAATTTTTTATACAAGTACTACAATACATTACAAAATTACTGTAATGCCCCGTAAACAACAGGAGTACAAAatggtatattttattaatagcaGCGGAAATTACAGAGCGTTACCGCCGTATTTCCCCATACAGAGAAATACAAGGCTTACATTATTTTTCAGTATAACCAAATATCTAGTAACATGTTTTATTGATAGGTCTATCTTATTATGGTACATTATTCTTATTCTATTTTCTTGCGTCAACCTCACTCATGCCCTTCTCTGTTTCatgtacctgaaaaagattaataaaataaagggtcaaccaaccacaggttgagtatatttcccataacctccaactcaaattaatataattcgggtcattattattgaacagggccacattacggagccgagactcccttaggctatgccctcctccgtgtacacaggataacaatcttttcctctttttcacttttttctctttttttctttttcttttttttttctcttttttttctttttatccgGATATAACGGGGCCGAGCCAATTGCCGAGCCCCCTGCCGAGCCCACTTCAGAGCTCACGTCCATGTACACGGGATAAAATAATAATGTGGTCCGGTCCCTTTCAATAATAATGTCCCCAGATGATACATTGGCCAAATGTACATCTTAGCGATGGTATTTTAACATTACCATTATCACGTGAGCATTATAACGTCAATTATTAACACAAACAGTACCACAGTCATATCTCACGTAAACCACATTACGTAAAATATACGAGTATAACATAACTTTATCACATAAACAATAATTCACGTACATTATAATATCAGTTAAGTAATTATAACGATAATATATTTACTcattatattaacttaagacgaagGGGTAGGAAATATACCTTTCATATATCGTGTCGTAAGATGCTTGTTACCATTTACCAATATACTAAATAACATTGATCATTTTTGTTTTGTGCCATGGATATGAGGAATGAACAAGGGATCCTATTTATAGTTTTCAATGTCGGTTAACACATTCTAGCAAATGCTACGTGGTGAATGTTTTCACCAAATAAAATGAAGTCAACCATGCCTATCTTAGGTAGAAATGCACGAGGTAAGTCTTCAAccacatttttattttttttatttttttattttctaatttaacatgtgacaaaaatcaatattatatattaaattttattaaatatctagatattttacTTCTCGGGTTATTTTCTTTGAGATAGGTCTAGCTAAAATTCTACGGGTAAAGTTATTATTGAGTCAGATTCCAACCGAactattttattcttattctagGGTCTTACCAATACTAGGTTACTATGCCTTTCAAATTTTATTGGGTCAATATCTCCCTCTAGGATGGATTCCTTTCATTTGTGTACCTTCTCGACCCTAATAAATAAAAATTCTTTCCCCTTTCAAACAAAGAATTTTCTTAAATATATTAGAAAATAGAAAATTTACTCGGGTATTACATTCTACCccccttaaaataagtttcgtcctCGACACTTGAATTATTGCCTTATTGGAACAAATAAGGATATCAACTTCGTATTTCCTGTTCTGTTTCCCAAGTCGTTACAAGTGGTATAACTTTGTAATGTAGAGCCTTCTCTTTATAGTCTAAAATTTGAATATGTTTCTCTTCTTAGATTAGGTCCTCTTTAACTCGCACTGGGGGTACGTTAATGATGTGACTAAGGTAGGGAATATACTTTATTAAGAGTACAAGTACACGTGAAAACATCATGGATTCTAGAAAATCCTATTGGAAGGGATAGTCTATAGGCAATATTTCGAACTCGCTCCACTATCTCAAATTGTCCTATATATCCTGGGCTCAATTTTCTCTGTTTTCCGAATCTAATAACCCCTTTCGTTGGTGATACCTTAGGAAATTTGAATCACCTACTTGAAATTCCACTTGTCGTGTTTTAAGGTCAGCATAACTCCTTTGAGCAACTCTCATTTTTTTATGGCATTGTTTTCACTTTATCCATGGGTTATTGAATCAAATATGGTGCAATGACTCTTGATTCATTAATATTACTCCAACATTTGGGATATCTACAGtttctcccatacaaagcctcaaaatgAGTCATTTCAATACTAGCATGATAACTATTATATGAAACTCGATCAAGGACAAATGTTGTTCTCAAGACTCCTGGAATTTCAGAACACATACTCCTAACTAATATAGGTTACTTCTTCAAGTAATCTTGTTGCTTACACAGTAGCAAATATGGTTTAAGTTTTTTTTTATCAGGAAAGAGCTTATTTGGTTGTATCcatgggaaccataaacattgCCAAATATGTAAAAGTAAACAACCCATTTTTTTATAACTGTCTTTTTGTGCAAGCAAACTCTTTTCCAAATAAATCAAAAGCTTCCTTCTTTATTTAAATGAGCAAACCAGATTTTTTTTTCGTGAAGTGTATAAGGTTTGTTGAAAGTTTGGAAAACCATTTTCAAGAGTTAAAATATTTTCGAAAtgtttctttcaaagacgagtcTTATTAAGTCACATTGGactacacttttttttttacttagacAATAGACCAAATTTAATGATCTCTTATAACACCATGACTCAATCTATGACAttcttcatctttgatcatccttGTGCAATCTTCTTTGACAATTAGAGCTCTTGAGCTATAAGATTAAAACTTAAGAGGAACacaattaaataaacaatgagattaatttgaCTTAAGGCATCATCAATACTTAACTAATCAAATTGGGTCTCAACAACTCTGTTTGTCCATCGGTTTGTGGGTGAAAAGAGTGCTAAAGTTCAAATGAGTTCCTAGGGCATTTTGAAAACTTTTCCAAAATTTTGCTAAAAAGTTTGTGTCACGATCTGACACAATGGTTTTGGGAACTCTGTGTAATCCAACAATTTCTTTTATATATTTCTTTGCCAACTGTTCCGAGTTCCACGTGGTTTTGATTGCTAAAAAAGCGTGTCTTCTTGGTTAGTCGGTCTAAATCACTCATATCTCATTCAGTCCTTTTAGCGTCAAAGGCAATATTGTCACAAAGTTCACTCTTATCGATTCCCATTTCCATGATGGAATGCCCAAAGGCTGTAAACTTCCTCCTGGCCTTTAATGCTCATTTTCACATGCTGACCGGTTAGACATTTCGCAATGAATTCTAGCTTCTTGTACTTTCCTATGACCTCATCACATATATTAAATGTTTGTATACATCTAACTCCCCCAAAAAGTGTACTAATATAGGGTACATGTGTATTATTTTCTCCTTCTTTCAAAATTTCCACTACTAGGTACTCTTATTGCTCTCACAATCATAATACCCGTCATCGTAATAAATCAAAcatgcaaattttttttttctattctcATATCTTTTTAAATCTTCAAAATATGCAATACTAGTTAACTAAATCTAATTTTCTTTATCATTATATTGAATCCCGAATTTTCTAACTAGGGGTAGGTAAACTACAAAACAGTTACCACTAAGTGCCTCTACTACCAAATATGTCCTACAAATGGGGTATTGAATTCCTATATTACAATCCATGAGAAACTTCGACTATTTTACCTCATCTCATGCAAACCTTTCTTTCTCTTTTATCTAGATGAAAATCCAATAGTATTTTCTAATTTGTCCAAGAGACAACGTACTTGTGTGTAGAAGTGTCACTGTATAGCTTAGCTTCTATGCCTAGGAATAGGAGCGCTGAATATTATGTTCAAACCAATTTCCTCTTTCTTTTCCTTTATACATTATCACTCTATATAAATTATTTTATTGACTGTATAAATAGACTGTCTACTTATTTACGGTTCCACCGACACTTACTGTTCACTGACGCTACAGTAGTACAATACCCACTGAAACCCTTTTTTTTTCTataaaaaccacaaaaattaACCATTTTATCCACCCACTTCATTTACTTCTTATCCATAATCTCAAAAAATCTCTCTAAATTATGGATAAATCATCCGATAATTCATCCAATAAATCACCCGACATCTCCTCCGATGAGCTTTATAATTCCGTTACAAAGTCTCTTAATGAAGTGAAGACACTCATTAGCTTGCTAATGATACTAATATGTGTATTAGTAGCGGTATTTGCAATAATTATAGTTTATCTTACGAAATAAATAACTATTGTTTGTAATCCTCTCTTTGATATTATTAATCATGTTACTAATCTAGTGATTTGTATATTCTTAGAGGTTTTATTATCGCCCTAACAACTTGTTAAATAAACTACACTTGTTAATCATGTTTAAAAAGTTAAAAATAGGGTAaccttttttttggtttttttttttgcttttattaGAAATCGAACCTCAGACTTCTTAAACGATCTGAGATTCTCGGACCACTTAGGCTCCATTCCCAAGTTGACATCTCAACTACAAAATATTATGATATTGTCTTATGCTAATATTGTTTCAACATCGATGCTTCAAAACAGTAAatgaccatctcaactcaactgGGCTCTTTCAATTTGAGCTTCATGAAATATTCAAATGTTCCCCAATTAAAACATCATAACTCTAATACTCAATATTCCACTAATTCACAATTACTTAATTACCCACATTAATAATGCCTTACATCACTAATCTCACAAGATACCTTCAATCATGTCTATTATTCCATCTATAGATCCATGAAATAATGTAATCACCTGATATCATGATCTTATCATCTTAGTCACAAATATCTTATAAAAAAATGCATTGACTAATCTAATATTTTCTTTGAAGCAAaactttataatccaaatttcaCCATCACCAGCATATTACCTAATTACTACCAACAACTTCCAAATTTCAATCCCCAAAATCACAGTCATTCTCAAAATATAAATTAAAACATGAAAATATTTTTATCCTTTTCTTTTACCTCTAAGTAACCCAATGTCAATCTCATTAGCATAATCCAAACGACTTAAGTACAACTCTATTAGCCATAAATCCCTTAATAAAATCATCCAAGTCCTCAATCCACAATATCTTTAAAACTCTAATAAGACTTTGTGATGCTCCTTAATGACCTTCAAAGACATTAATCCAACATTCTCCATAACTaaaataattattcatttcaGCATTTACAAGCCCCTAAAACTTTATATCTTCAAGCCTGCAAATACTTTTATTTCCTAACATCCTCAATATATAGGATTGAAACCATAATATTTCTGATCCAAACTTTAAAATTCCTCCTCCTTGTGTCTACTATATAAATGCGTCTAAAATTTGAACTCCATAAATGTACTTACATTGACTTCATCGTACtcgattccttttttttttctctctcttttcctATATGCCTCCAACGCTAAGCTTGTCCAATCAAATAAAGATCGCATTATTCACTTCCTTTCTATACTCCTAACTCCTGCCTCCCATTCCTCCACAAAGCTAGGCACAACCTTCTTCTTCCATAATTAATACGACCAACccctttcttttcttttaccAGTCAGGATTTCGAAAATCCTGATA from Silene latifolia isolate original U9 population chromosome 2, ASM4854445v1, whole genome shotgun sequence encodes the following:
- the LOC141642022 gene encoding uncharacterized protein LOC141642022 yields the protein MDCSNQAMVMVDKEKEVDPVLVEALQNPRHRLTILRMELDIQNFLQNPEQLQFEFPHFPTSYLRLAAHRVAQHYGLQTMVLDNLVDGPGAKILVSKTAESKYPSVCLSEISAKQSENNKLEQVKVAIMPRPGRTSSGDAADMERKRLIRTVEERKEEYDKARARIFSSPSSPTSDETSSQGSADGKGLCPSKDENGRCRIFTNDLDKNLGVRDVGNPSRVAIIRDREKDRFDPDYDRSYERYVKSFPVGQRYLDPFSVPKFQPPFVQYDAGFPQMGHIPALQTSLNYGPPSGPAMGHYSTMGVNRASADAVYMQWPSPAMMYAHSYEQFRHSVFQGPFCQQPLSFEYSLNH